One window of Eublepharis macularius isolate TG4126 chromosome 17, MPM_Emac_v1.0, whole genome shotgun sequence genomic DNA carries:
- the TMEM120A gene encoding ion channel TACAN, which yields MSRRPSFSECLRDWEELQDGFQRVQETHRLYKQKLEELTKLQDGISSSITRQKKQLKELSLALKKCKSSLVADQEETVQEIQDMIKERQNVFFEMEAYLPKKNGLYLNLVLGNVNVTLLSKQAKFAYKDEYEKFKLYLTIILIIISFTCRFLLNSRVTDAVFNFLLVWYYCTLTIRESILINNGSKIKGWWVFHHYVSTFLSGVMLTWPDGLMYQMFRNQFLSFSMYQSFVQFLQYYYQSGCLYRLRALGERHNMDLTVEGFQSWMWRGLTFLLPFLFFGHFWQLYNAVTLFRLAQHPNCKEWQVLMCGLPFFVLFAGNFFTTLRVVHQKFQEKMKGSKKE from the exons ATGAGCCGCCGGCCGTCCTTCAGCGAGTGCCTGCGCGACTGGGAGGAGCTGCAGGACGGCTTCCAGCGCGTGCAG gaaACCCACAGGTTGTACAAGCAGAAGCTGGAAGAGCTGACGAAGCTCCAGGATGGGATCTCCAGCTCCATCACCCGGCAGAAGAAGCAGCTGAAGGAGCTGTCGCTGGCTCTCAAAAA ATGCAAGTCTTCCCTCGTCGCCGATCAAGAGGAGACCGTCCAGGAGATCCAGGATATGATCAAAGAGCGGCAGAATGTCTTCTTTGAAATGGAGGCTTATTTGCCCAAGAAGAACGG GTTGTACCTGAACCTCGTGCTGGGGAACGTGAACGTCACTCTGCTCAGCAAGCAGGCTAA GTTTGCCTACAAGGACGAGTATGAGAAGTTCAAGCTCTACCTCACCATTATCCTTATCATCATTTCCTTCACCTGCCGATTCCTCCTCAACTCCAG GGTGACAGACGCAGTCTTCAATTTCCTCCTGGTCTGGTACTACTGCACACTCACCATTCGGGAGAGCATCCTGATCAACAATGGTTCCAA GATCAAGGGTTGGTGGGTTTTCCATCACTATGTTTCCACATTCCTCTCCGGCGTCATGCTGACATG GCCAGATGGACTCATGTACCAGATGTTCAGGAACCAATTCCTCTCCTTTTCCATGTATCAGA GTTTTGTGCAGTTCCTGCAGTATTACTACCAGAGCGGCTGCCTGTACCGGCTCAGAGCCCTGGGGGAACGACACAACATGGACCTCACCGTGG AGGGCTTCCAGTCGTGGATGTGGAGGGGCCTTACGTTCCTGCTTCCGTTCCTGTTCTTTGGCCAC TTCTGGCAGCTGTATAATGCCGTCACCCTCTTCCGACTGGCGCAACATCCAAACTGCAAAGAGTGGCAG GTGCTGATGTGCggccttcctttctttgtcctcTTCGCTGGCAATTTCTTCACCACCTTGCGAGTTGTCCACCAGAAATTCCAAGAGAAGATGAAGGGTTCCAAGAAGGAGTGA